The segment GAACATCCGCAATGGATGCTGCACGTGGACGGCAGCGATTTCGATCAAGTGGAGCGATGGTTCCGCCGCGCGAAGGCGGGCCGCGGCTGTGCGGGCGAAGGCTATCTGCTGCACAAGGACGGCAGCACGTTTTACGCGGCGTGGCAGTTCAGCGCGGTGTTCGATCGGCGCGGTCGCCCGAGCCATTTGATCGCCACGTATCGCGACACCACCGAAAAGCGCCGGCTGCAGGAATCGCTGGTGCAAACGCAGCGACTCGAGGCGGTAGGCCGGCTGGCCGGCGGCGTGGCGCACGATTTCAACAACCTGCTATCGGTGATCAACGGCTACTGCGAGATGCTCGCGGCGCAGGTGTCCGATCGCCCGCAGGCGCTGCGCGAGGTGAGCGAGATCCATCGCGCCGGATTGCGCGCCGCAGGACTCACGCGGCAGCTGCTCGCGTTTGGGCGGCGGCAGCCGATGGATCCGCGCGTGATCAACCTGAACCGGCTGGTGCAGGAACACGCACAGATCATGAGCCGGTTAATCGGCAACGCGGGTCAGCTCGAGCTCGAGCTCGCGGAAAACATCGGCCGGGTGCGCGCGGACCCGTCGCAGTTCCAGCAGGTATTGCTCAACCTGGTGATCAACGCGCGCGACGCATTGCGGGATCGCGGCCGGATCACGATCAGCACGAGCAATCGCGAGATCAAGCCGGGCTTGAACCGGCGCAGTTCCGACACTCCACCTGGGCGCTACGTCTGCCTGACCGTGACCGACAACGGCACCGGCATCGACGCGGAAACACAGAAGCATCTTTTCGAACCGTTTTTCACGACCAAGCCCGAGGGCAAGGGCACCGGGCTCGGGCTCGCGCTGGTTTACGGCGTGGTCCAGCAGAGCGGCGGAACCATTCAGGTGCGGAGCGCGTTGCTGGCGGGTTCGACGTTTGAAATCCTGCTGCCGGAGGTGCGCGAGGCGGAGGACGACACTGCGCCGGCGAAGGCCACGCCGCTGCCGGCCACGCGCGGGCACGAAACGCTGCTCCTGGTGGAAGAGGACGAGCTCGTGCGCAAGATGATCGCCGGGATGCTGAATGCCGACGGCTATCGCGTGCTGGCGGTGCGCGACACCGCCGAGGCGCTTACCGCCAGCCGGGCTGCGGAGCGTCCAGTGCAGCTGCTGATCGCGAGTCCTGACGCGGACGGCCAGGCGCTCGCACACGAGCTCCACGCGCGATCGTCGGCGCTCCGAATGCTGTGTGTGGGGACGTTCGATACACTCAGGCCCGTGGGCTGGCTGGAGGCGAAGCGGCAGGCCACGATCGAGAAGCCCTTCGCGCTCAGCGAAGTCCTGCGTCACGTGCGCGCGTTGCTCGACGCGTGAAATGGCGAACACCGGCCTTGACGTCTGGCGACGCGACGCGCTCGTCGCTTCGTTCGAGAAAAACGCCACGAGGGCGTCGCGCTCCCACGGATAGCTCTGCTCCTGCTTCGCCGTGAGAATTCTCCTTACAGGCGCGTCCGGATTGGTGGGCTCGGCGTTCGCGCGGATCGCGGCGGCGTCGGGACAGGAAGTTGTTGGCGTGGTGGGACGATTCGGGGGTGAGTTGCCCGGGCTCGCGCGGCGCTGCATGTTGGATTTGACCGATGCAGCCGCGACGACGCGCGCGGTCGAGGCCGAGACACCGGAGGTCATCGTGAATGCGGCGGCGATCTCGGAGCCCGCAGTGTGCGAGCTCGACGGGGTGCGGTCCGAGGCGATGAACGTCGCGCTGCCCGCGCTGCTGGCGCGACTGGCGGTTCGGCTTGGGGCGCGGTTCCTGCATATTTCCTCGGAGCAGGTGTTTGATGGCGAGCGCAGTGAACCGTATTCGATCACGGACCCGCCGCGACCGATCAACCGCTACGGCCGGCAAAAACTCGCGAGTGAGCACGCGGTGCGGGAGATCGCGGGAGCGTCGGCGGCGATCGTGCGAGCGCCGCTGCTGATGGGCGACAGCGCGGGCGGCAAACGCGCGCTGCACGAACGGCTGCTGGCCGATTGGGCGGCAGGCCGGACGGCGCGGCTTTATATCGACGAGTTGCGGCAGCCGTGCACGGCGGAGAATCTCGCGCGGGTGCTCCTCGAGCTGGCGGCCCGCGCCGAACTCACCGGCGTGTTTCACTGGGCGGGCGCCGACCTACTCTCACGGCATGCGCTCGGACTTCGCGTACGCGAGCGTTTCGAATTAACTGACGCGGTGGCGCCGATCGTGGCGACCCGTCGTGCAGAAACGCCTGTAATCGCACGGGAGCGGCAGGCCTCCCTGGCGCTGGATTTGGAGCCGTTGGCCAGCCGGTTGGCGACGCGACCGCAGTCAATCGAGGAGCAGCTCGCGACGCTGCGAGTGCCGGGGCCGCTGCAGGCGTGGTATCGCACCGCGCGAGTAGGAAACATGTGAGCCGGGCCGCGAACGCAGAAGTGCAGCCTTGGCATCGCGCGCGGGCTGATTTGCGCTGGCGGTGGTGAAACCGACTTTGGAGATTCTGCCGGCGCGGACCGGCGGTGCGGCCGAAAACATGGCGCTCGATTTCCTGCTGCTGCAGCGGTATCCGCGCGCAACTGCGCCGCGCTTCCGACACTACAGCTGGCGGGCGCCCGCGTTCACGTTCGGCTACAGCCAGAAGATCGCTTTCGTCCGCAGCGTGCTCCCTGCGGGCGAGACGTTCGAGCTGTGCCGCCGGCCGACGGGCGGCGGCGTGGTGGATCATCGCGACGACTGGACGTTCGCGCTGGTGATTCCCCGCGGACATCCGCTCGAGGAGGTGCGCGCGATTGAAAGCTATCGCGCGATCCACGAGAGCCTCGCCGAGGCGCTGCGGCGGCAGGGAGTGCCGGCCGCGACGAAGAACACCGAGGTGGAGCGCGTTGTCCCCAACGCACTCGTGCGAGATGCCACAGCTTCTGAGCCAATCGAAGCGGCCACGAACGCCAGCACGACCGCCGGACCCGGCGTGTGCTTCGAGCGAGCCGAATTGTTCGATGTGATTCATGAAGCCAGCGGCAGGAAGATCGCCGGCGCCGCGCAGAAGCGGAACAAGCACGGGCTGCTGTTCCAAGGCTCGTTGTGGCGGCCGGCGCTGGGACAGCCGCTCGACGATGAGCAGCTGCTGCAGGATTTCACCGAATTGCTGGCCCGCGCGCTCGCGCTGCCGGCGGAATCGGTGCCCTGGCCCGAGCTGAACGAGGACGAAGTGAGCGGTCTGACGGAGCAATACAGCTCCCCCGAATGGATCGAGTGGCGCTGAGCCGGCCGACCGGCGCCGCTGGAGACCGCGAACTCGTTAGGGCGAGGGGTTGCTCACGATGCGGTCGGTCACGTCTTCG is part of the Opitutus terrae PB90-1 genome and harbors:
- a CDS encoding ATP-binding protein; translated protein: MKTARRKRAPAAKPVPQALLAAALAAQTDGVVLSRICAPPVRLKILFANDAFCTMTGRTRAELGEHPQWMLHVDGSDFDQVERWFRRAKAGRGCAGEGYLLHKDGSTFYAAWQFSAVFDRRGRPSHLIATYRDTTEKRRLQESLVQTQRLEAVGRLAGGVAHDFNNLLSVINGYCEMLAAQVSDRPQALREVSEIHRAGLRAAGLTRQLLAFGRRQPMDPRVINLNRLVQEHAQIMSRLIGNAGQLELELAENIGRVRADPSQFQQVLLNLVINARDALRDRGRITISTSNREIKPGLNRRSSDTPPGRYVCLTVTDNGTGIDAETQKHLFEPFFTTKPEGKGTGLGLALVYGVVQQSGGTIQVRSALLAGSTFEILLPEVREAEDDTAPAKATPLPATRGHETLLLVEEDELVRKMIAGMLNADGYRVLAVRDTAEALTASRAAERPVQLLIASPDADGQALAHELHARSSALRMLCVGTFDTLRPVGWLEAKRQATIEKPFALSEVLRHVRALLDA
- a CDS encoding lipoate--protein ligase family protein; protein product: MKPTLEILPARTGGAAENMALDFLLLQRYPRATAPRFRHYSWRAPAFTFGYSQKIAFVRSVLPAGETFELCRRPTGGGVVDHRDDWTFALVIPRGHPLEEVRAIESYRAIHESLAEALRRQGVPAATKNTEVERVVPNALVRDATASEPIEAATNASTTAGPGVCFERAELFDVIHEASGRKIAGAAQKRNKHGLLFQGSLWRPALGQPLDDEQLLQDFTELLARALALPAESVPWPELNEDEVSGLTEQYSSPEWIEWR
- a CDS encoding SDR family oxidoreductase, with translation MRILLTGASGLVGSAFARIAAASGQEVVGVVGRFGGELPGLARRCMLDLTDAAATTRAVEAETPEVIVNAAAISEPAVCELDGVRSEAMNVALPALLARLAVRLGARFLHISSEQVFDGERSEPYSITDPPRPINRYGRQKLASEHAVREIAGASAAIVRAPLLMGDSAGGKRALHERLLADWAAGRTARLYIDELRQPCTAENLARVLLELAARAELTGVFHWAGADLLSRHALGLRVRERFELTDAVAPIVATRRAETPVIARERQASLALDLEPLASRLATRPQSIEEQLATLRVPGPLQAWYRTARVGNM